ACCAAAACCTACAACGCGGGTCGGGCCAACAGCTACACGGCCATCCGCGACGTCAACTTCGTGATTGAAGACCTGCCCGACAAAGGCGAGTTCGTCTGCGTCCTGGGGCCCAGCGGCTGCGGTAAGAGCACGATCCTCCGGCTGGTCGCCGGCCTCGAGCCGCAGCATCCGCCCACCGAGGGCCGCGTGCTCGTCCTCGGCAGGCCGGTGACGGGCCCCGGAGCCGACCGCGGAATGGTCTTCCAGGACTACACGAGCTTCGATCACCGCACCGTGCTCGAGAACGTCACCTTCGGCCTGGAATGTCAGCACAGGCCTCGCAAGGAGCGCGACGAACTGGGCAGACACTGGATCGAGCGCGTCGGTTTGAACGTCAAGACGGACGCGGACAAGTATCCGCACGAGCTGTCCGGCGGCATGCGCCAACGCGTGGCCATCGCCCGCACGCTGATACTCAAGCCCCGCATCATCCTGATGGATGAGCCGTTCGGGGCCCTCGATCCGCAGACGCGCATGAACATGCAGGATCTGCTGGTCGCGCTGTGGAAGGAAGTGCAGGCTACGGTGCTGTTCGTAACGCACTCGATCGAAGAGGCCGTGTATCTCGGAGACCGCGTCTACATCATGAGCAACTCGCCGGGTACCATCCTGCGGGAACTGGTGGTCCAGCCCGCTGACCGCCCCTCCAAGCAGATGCAGCGGGAGCCGAAGTTCCAGGAAACGGTCGCCTATATTCGTGACCTGATCAGCGAACTGGAGGAAGGGCGAGACTAGAGGTCGGTCCGGTGTATTTCGTCAAGTACCTCAAAACGGCGTTCCTCAACCGCTGGAACCTGCTGCTGCTGGCCGGCGCAATGGGCTTTGCGCTGCTGAGCGGCCGGGCCGACGTCTGGGTGCCGCTGGTGCTGGCCGTTGAGGTCGGCTACCTGGGCATGCTGGGAACGCATCCAAAGTTCCAGGCTTATGTCGATGCCCGGCAAAACGCCGCTCTCCGTCAGCAAGGCACGGCCGACGTCGAACGGATGATGAAGTCGATCATCGCGGCCCTTCCCGAAAAATCCCTGGAACGATATGAGGCCCTTCGAGCCCGTTGCCTCGAACTGCGACAGATCGCCCTGGCCATCAAGTACCCCGGACACACGGGCTCCGCGTCGATATTGGAGCAATCGCAACTGGCCGGCCTGGACCGCCTGCTGTGGATCTACCTTCGCCTTCTGTTCACGCAATACTCCCTTGAGCGGTTCTTCCAGAAAACCAGCGAGGCTCAGATTCAGCAGGACATCGATAGCCTCCAGGCTCGATTGCAGAAGGTATCCAGGCTGAAAGACGAGGCGCAGCGACAGAAGTTCATCCGAACCATCGAGGACAATCTCGAAACCTGCCGGAACCGCCTGAGCAACTATCAAAAGGCTCGCTCCAACTACGAACTGATCCAACTGGAAATCGACCGGCTCGAAAACAAAATCCGCTCGCTGAGCGAACTGGCCGTCAATCGGCAGGAACCTGATTTCATTTCCGGCCAGGTCGACCAGGTCGCCGCCAGCATGCTCGAAACCGAGCGAACCATGAACGATCTGCAATTCGCAACCGGGTTGATCACCGTCGACGAAACCGCCCCTCAACTCCTGCCGCGCGAGGAGATCAGACAACAATGATTCGTCCGGTTTTGCAGAACGCGGTATCGGGGATAAGCTGCTTGCATGACCGTCGGCTGGGTCTATGACCGGTTCTTCCATCGCCATCAAACGGGTGAGACGCATCCGGAGCGGGCGGTTCGCCTGGAGGTCATCGTTTCTGACCTGACGGCGGCTGGACTTCTGGGCCGGATGCGGCACCTGCCGTTCCAGCCGGCGCCGACTGACATCGTGAGCTGGATCCACGAGCCCGCCTACGTCGAGCTGGTGAGAATGGCCTGCGAACAGGGTTTCAGCTTCATCGGTTCGTCTGAGACAAAAATCTGCCCGGAAAGCTATGACGCCGCCCTCCTGGCCGTCGGAGGGGTGTTGGCCGCCTGCGACGCTGCCATGTCCGGCGAGGTCCCGCGGTCGTTTTGCGCGGTTCGACCGCCCGGACACCATGCCGAACGCGACCTGGCCATGGGCTACTGCCTGTTCAACAATGTTGCCATCGCCGCTGAGTACCTGGTTCGCCGCCACGGCCTCAAACGGATCGCGATCGTCGATTGGGACGTTCATCACGGCAATGGTATCCAGCATGCCTTCGAGGAGCGCCGCGACGTGTTCTACATCAGTGTTCACCAGATGCCGCAATCGCTGTTCCCCGGAACGGGTTACGAACACGAAATGGGGCGCGGGCCCGGCCAAGGTTTCACCCTCAACGTCCCCATGAAGCCCGGCAGCGGCGACCGCGAGTTCCACGAGGCCTTCGACACCCGGATCTTTCCCAGACTCGACGAATACGAGCCCGAATTTGTCCTGGTCAGCGCAGGCTTCGACGCGACGCGAGGCGAGCGCATCGCCTCCCTCGATCTGGAGCCGTCGTCATACGGATGGATGACCGAGGCGGTTGTGGAGATCGCCAGGCGACACTCCCGCGGTCGGCTGGTCAGCGTGCTCGAGGGCGGGTACGATCTTACGCGACTGGGGCGATGCGTGATCGAGCACATCACGGCTATGATGGATGAGTAGACCGATGCCGATGCGGAATCCAGGAGCTGACAGTCTTCTGTTTGCGGCACTCTTCCTGTTGGCCCGCGGGGTACTGGCTGCCGCGAACGATCCGATGGTCTCGCGGCCGCCCGAGTCGCGGGCGGGCGAAGCTGAAACCGGCATCTGGATCCGGGTCAACCAAATCGGCTATCTGCCCGACGATCCGAAAATCGCCGTCCTCTCATGCGATGTGCCGCAGACGGGTACTTTCTCGGTCGGCAATTTCACGGCCCCGATCGGCGAGGACCAAGGCGCGTGGGGACCGTTTCGTCACAACTACCGATTGGACTTCACCCCACTGGCCAAGAGCGGCCGCTACAAGGTGCGATTCGGCGACACCGCGTCGCTGCCCTTCACCGTTGGCCACGACGCCTATGCCGATGTGCCGGACAAGCTGCTCGGTTTCATGCGCCTTCAGCGCTGCGGCGACAATCCGGTCACCGGTAAGAAATGTCATCAGCAGGACGCCATCGACACCACGGACGGCCGCAAAGTCGACCTCGTCGGCGGCTGGCACGACGCAGCCGACCGGCTCAAGCACATGATTACAACGACCTATTGCGTCGCGGCCCTGTTTCTGGCCGGCGCGGAGGAAGAGGCCCGCTATGGGGCGGTCCTCGTCGGCAAGCTCCAGCCCGATCCCGACACGATTTATGTTCAGATTGGTGATGACCGAGACCACATGCCGCCGGCTACATTGTGGCACGACGACCAGTCCGACTACGGGTGGGGCAAGGGTGGTCCGCGAGCCGCCTGGCGGGCCACCGGTCGACCGGAAGGGCCGAAGTACAAAAACAACTCTTCAGGGATGGCCAACCTGGCCGGCAGGGCTTCGGCAGCGATGACATTGGCCGGCAATCTCAAGACGGCCCAATCCATGTACGACCTGGCCCGCCGACGCCCCGGCAACGCCATGTCCGTGCCGGTCCGAGCTCCACACTACTACGGCGAGAGTACCTACCACGACGACCTGGAGTGGGCCGCGACCGAACTGTACGTCGCCACCAAAGATCCCCAGTACCTCAAGCAGGCGGTTCAGTACGCAGGACAGGCCGGGCCAAACCCGTGGATGGGCAAAACCCGCCACGGCCACTATGAGTTCTTCCCTTACGTCAACCTCGCCCACTGGCGGCTCTATCCGTACGTGGATGAGGAGACGAAGAAGATGCTCGCCGATCATTATCGAGTCGGCCTGGAAGCGGTGCGCCGGATCGCCGAGCGCAACCCTTACCGCCTGGGTACTCCGCTGGTCTGGTGTTCGACCAACGACGTGATCGCCCTGGCTACCCAGGCCGTGCTCTATGAGAAGATGACCGGTGACCGCACCTACCGCACGCTGGCGGCTGAGGCCCGCGACTGGATCTTCGGCCGCAACCCGTGGGGCGTCTCGATGGTGATCGGGGTCCCCCAAGACGGGAACCCGGTGCGACGTCCGCACCACCGCTTCCATAGCATGGCCGGTATTCTGCCCGTTGGCGGGCTGGTCGATGGACCCGTCTACAAGGACATCAACGACAGTCTGAAGTTCGAGCCTTTTGGAAACGACCTCTACGCACGGTTCCAGTCCGAGATCGGCGTTTACCATGACTGCTATGAGGACTTCAGTACCAACGAGCCGATCATCGACGGGACCGTCTCGCTGCTTCTGCTTCTGAAGGTTTGGTGATATGGGGCGGCTTCGAATCATTGGTTTGGTGCGCGAAGCAAACTACGTCCGCCAGATGTGTTTGTCACCGATGACCGCCGCCCAGCGCCAGAACCTCAGGAATCGTGTGCAGCGAACCCTTTCGCAGATCAGTGCGATCTGCGACCGGCATGGCGTTCGGCCTGGCCAGTTGCCCGGACCCAGCAGGCGAGCCTATGAGTTCCTGCTCAAGCTGGACGTCGACAACCTGCCGACCGTCGAAACGCCCCCCCAACAACACCTGCCGCAGAAGCACCTGCCCGACTCGGTCCGCCTCGTCGGTCTGCGCGCGTTTCTCGACACCCTGCTCGACGACCTGGCTCGACAAGCGCACCTGGGCCGATTGGACGCCGCCGCGATGCTGCGAGTGGTGCAGCAGACCGCTCAGCGCCTGGACCATCACATGAGCCGCAACGAGTTCGAGCCCGGGCATCTGAGAACCGAGTCCCGAGACCTGGTCGCCTGGTTCCGCTACTTCGCCCGGCCGGAAAACATGGATCGCTACGTGCAGGCGGTACGCCGCGCGCAAGCCGTCTTCGGGGCCATGCCGGAGGCAAATGATCGCTGGAGGGCGCCCTTGCTGGTGCACTTCCGGCCCTCAGGTCACCTCTATCGCTGGCGAGTCGGAGCCAGGGGTACGCGGATGGTTCTTTCAACACCCATGATCTGCTTTGATGACGTGACGTTCGGCCATCTGGGGCGCATGATGCTCGGCAACCGGCAGCATCTGCCGGCCGTCAACGCGGCCATGCTGTCGCACCCGTACCAGTCGATTCGCACGGCCATGGATGAGGCGGCCGGCCGGGTCGAGCATACGAAGGGAATGACCTACGACCTGGCAGAGGTCTTCGACGACGTCAATCGGCGCTATTTCGGCGGGAGCATGTCCCGCCCGAAGCTGAGCTGGACCCGACGGCTCACCGGGCGGCGGTTCGGACATTACAACTTCGCCCACGACGTGGTCAGCATCAGCAGCACGCTGGATCGGCCGGACGTTCCGCGGTTCGTCATCGAACACGTGATGCACCACGAACTGCTGCACAAAAAGCACGGCAGCAGGTGGAACGGTTCTCAACGCCGCTGCCACACCCCCCAGTTCCGCGTCGAGGAACGCACGTTCGAGCAGTTTCAGGAGGCCGACAAGTTCCTGAATGCCCTCAGCCGCCGAATGCACTGAGCAAGAAGCCGCAGTCTGCCCATGAACCGCTTGTATCCTATTTTTAGTTAATGCCTTGACAAGGTATTAACGAGAAATAGAATACAACCATGAAAACGAAACTGGGACCGTTGGAGACCCGTTTGCTCGCCTACGCCCAGATGCGACGACTCCAGGTTGTGCGAGGGGGCGAACTGGCCGAGCCGCTGCACCTGTCGGCACAACAGGAAATGAGGCTTCTGAGTCGATTGGTCCGGGCGGGGATAATCGCGCGAGTGCGGCGCGGCCTGTACTTGTTGCCACCGCGGCTGCCGTTGGGGGGAAAATGGAGCCCGAGTGAAGTCCTTGCTCTCAGCACGTTGATGCGGGACCGCCAAGGCCGTTACCAGATTTGCGGGCCGAGTGCATTCAGCCGCTACGGTTTCGAACAGCAGATCCCCACGCGGACCTATGCTTACAACAACCGGCTGTCGGGGGACCGCAGGATCGGCGCGACCTCGTTCACGTTGATCAAGGTGGCGGATGAGCGACTCGGCAGCACCGAAGAAGTCCCGGTCGACGAAGGTCTGACGGCGGTATATTCCTCACGCGTACGAACCCTGGTGGATGCGGTCTACGACTGGTCGCGATTCGACAGCCTGCCGCAAGGATACGACTGGATTCGTCGCGAGTTGGCAAGTCGGCGCGTCGGCGCCAAGCAGCTTGTCGCCGTGACGCTGCGCTACGGCAACCAGGCAACCTTGCGGCGCGTCGGCGCTCTGCTGGAACGAGAAGGCATATCCGGTCGTTTGCTCGCCAGGCTGCGGCGAGCGCTGAGGCCGTCCCAATGCCTGATCCCATGGGTCCCCTCCCGGCCTAAACGGGGCAGGACGGATCAACAATGGGGGGTAGTGTTCAATGACTGAGGCTGAACAACCCGCCATTGACGCCCATGAGGACCCCGATCTGTTTCGGGAAGCACTTAACTTCACGGCGGCCGAGACGTTCTTTCCGGAAAGGCTGATCGAGAAGGACTACTTCTGTACAGTCCTCTTGAAGTATCTCGCCTCCTTCGGCGGCCAACTGATATTCAAAGGCGGAACGTGTCTGGCCAAGGTGCACGCCGGCTTCTACAGGCTGAGCGAAGATCTGGACTTCGTCATCCCGACACCCCTGACGGCATCCCGATCGCAACGACGAAGACGAGTGACAGCCTTGAAGAATGCTGTCGCGGGGTTGGCCGAGCGTGTTCCATGTTTTCGTGTGACGGGGCAGTTGCTCGGCGCCGACGACTCGTCGCAGTATGTCGGGACCGTCAGCTACTCCTCGTTGATAAGCCGGCGTGACGAAACCATCACAATCGAAGTCAGTCTTCGTGAGCCGCTCCTGATGCCCACGATGGAAGGCTCGGTACGGACGCTGCTGCTGGATCCGGTGTCTGGTCGCCGGATGGTTTCACCGGCTGTGGTTCCCTGTATCGCCAGGGTGGAGGCGATCGCCGAGAAGTACCGCGCAGCGCTAACGCGCCGTGATGTTGCGATTCGCGATTTCTACGACGTGGACTACGCTGCGAGAAAGTTGAGCATTCGGCCGGAGGACACGGAACTGGTCGGGCTGGTCAGACGCAAGCTCGCTGTGCCCGGTAACGGTCCGATCAACGTGGGTCCGGACCGGCTGGCGCAGTTGCGCGCGCAACTGGATGCCCGGTTGAAACCCGTGCTGCGCCGGCCGGACGCCGATGCATTCGACTTGGATCGCGCCTTCGGAATCGTTCGCGAAATGGCCGAACGGTTGCCCGTAGCAAGCTGACCGAAACGCCCGGCCAATCGCCGCACCGACGAAAAGGCGTTCAAGCAATTGGTGGAGGCCGACAAGTTCCTGAATGCC
This is a stretch of genomic DNA from Phycisphaerae bacterium. It encodes these proteins:
- a CDS encoding ABC transporter ATP-binding protein; translation: MTETDNTTAAGPGKPAEPVGIGEVLPEIRKPEQLARPPVVQFSGVTKTYNAGRANSYTAIRDVNFVIEDLPDKGEFVCVLGPSGCGKSTILRLVAGLEPQHPPTEGRVLVLGRPVTGPGADRGMVFQDYTSFDHRTVLENVTFGLECQHRPRKERDELGRHWIERVGLNVKTDADKYPHELSGGMRQRVAIARTLILKPRIILMDEPFGALDPQTRMNMQDLLVALWKEVQATVLFVTHSIEEAVYLGDRVYIMSNSPGTILRELVVQPADRPSKQMQREPKFQETVAYIRDLISELEEGRD
- a CDS encoding histone deacetylase → MTVGWVYDRFFHRHQTGETHPERAVRLEVIVSDLTAAGLLGRMRHLPFQPAPTDIVSWIHEPAYVELVRMACEQGFSFIGSSETKICPESYDAALLAVGGVLAACDAAMSGEVPRSFCAVRPPGHHAERDLAMGYCLFNNVAIAAEYLVRRHGLKRIAIVDWDVHHGNGIQHAFEERRDVFYISVHQMPQSLFPGTGYEHEMGRGPGQGFTLNVPMKPGSGDREFHEAFDTRIFPRLDEYEPEFVLVSAGFDATRGERIASLDLEPSSYGWMTEAVVEIARRHSRGRLVSVLEGGYDLTRLGRCVIEHITAMMDE
- a CDS encoding glycoside hydrolase family 9 protein, which gives rise to MPMRNPGADSLLFAALFLLARGVLAAANDPMVSRPPESRAGEAETGIWIRVNQIGYLPDDPKIAVLSCDVPQTGTFSVGNFTAPIGEDQGAWGPFRHNYRLDFTPLAKSGRYKVRFGDTASLPFTVGHDAYADVPDKLLGFMRLQRCGDNPVTGKKCHQQDAIDTTDGRKVDLVGGWHDAADRLKHMITTTYCVAALFLAGAEEEARYGAVLVGKLQPDPDTIYVQIGDDRDHMPPATLWHDDQSDYGWGKGGPRAAWRATGRPEGPKYKNNSSGMANLAGRASAAMTLAGNLKTAQSMYDLARRRPGNAMSVPVRAPHYYGESTYHDDLEWAATELYVATKDPQYLKQAVQYAGQAGPNPWMGKTRHGHYEFFPYVNLAHWRLYPYVDEETKKMLADHYRVGLEAVRRIAERNPYRLGTPLVWCSTNDVIALATQAVLYEKMTGDRTYRTLAAEARDWIFGRNPWGVSMVIGVPQDGNPVRRPHHRFHSMAGILPVGGLVDGPVYKDINDSLKFEPFGNDLYARFQSEIGVYHDCYEDFSTNEPIIDGTVSLLLLLKVW
- a CDS encoding type IV toxin-antitoxin system AbiEi family antitoxin domain-containing protein; protein product: MKTKLGPLETRLLAYAQMRRLQVVRGGELAEPLHLSAQQEMRLLSRLVRAGIIARVRRGLYLLPPRLPLGGKWSPSEVLALSTLMRDRQGRYQICGPSAFSRYGFEQQIPTRTYAYNNRLSGDRRIGATSFTLIKVADERLGSTEEVPVDEGLTAVYSSRVRTLVDAVYDWSRFDSLPQGYDWIRRELASRRVGAKQLVAVTLRYGNQATLRRVGALLEREGISGRLLARLRRALRPSQCLIPWVPSRPKRGRTDQQWGVVFND
- a CDS encoding nucleotidyl transferase AbiEii/AbiGii toxin family protein, which codes for MTEAEQPAIDAHEDPDLFREALNFTAAETFFPERLIEKDYFCTVLLKYLASFGGQLIFKGGTCLAKVHAGFYRLSEDLDFVIPTPLTASRSQRRRRVTALKNAVAGLAERVPCFRVTGQLLGADDSSQYVGTVSYSSLISRRDETITIEVSLREPLLMPTMEGSVRTLLLDPVSGRRMVSPAVVPCIARVEAIAEKYRAALTRRDVAIRDFYDVDYAARKLSIRPEDTELVGLVRRKLAVPGNGPINVGPDRLAQLRAQLDARLKPVLRRPDADAFDLDRAFGIVREMAERLPVAS